The following coding sequences are from one Microbacterium wangchenii window:
- the pxpA gene encoding 5-oxoprolinase subunit PxpA, which produces MRTIDLNADLGETVAGVPTADDEAMFAVVSSASVACGGHAGDAASMRAAVARAARFGVAVGAHPSYPDPDDFGRTPRSPEPAQLRAEVAAQLAALAEAGAELRYVKPHGALYHAVTVDPGQARAVAAAVADLAARVGRAVPLLGLGGEIARAAAAAGLPFVREAFLDRAYTADGGLVSRAVAGAVLHDPAAVAERAVRLVRERVVAAVDGALVATDAASLCLHGDTPAAVAMARAVRTALEAEGVAVRAPW; this is translated from the coding sequence ATGCGCACGATCGACCTCAACGCCGACCTGGGCGAGACGGTCGCGGGCGTGCCGACGGCCGACGACGAGGCGATGTTCGCCGTCGTCTCCAGCGCGAGCGTCGCATGCGGCGGACATGCCGGGGATGCCGCATCCATGCGCGCCGCGGTCGCCCGCGCCGCCCGGTTCGGTGTCGCGGTGGGGGCCCATCCCTCCTATCCGGACCCGGATGACTTCGGCCGCACGCCGCGGTCCCCCGAGCCGGCGCAGCTGCGCGCCGAGGTCGCGGCGCAGCTGGCGGCGCTGGCGGAGGCGGGCGCGGAGCTGCGCTACGTCAAGCCGCACGGCGCGCTGTACCACGCCGTCACCGTCGACCCCGGGCAGGCCCGCGCGGTCGCGGCCGCGGTGGCAGACCTGGCGGCGCGCGTAGGGCGCGCGGTGCCGCTACTGGGCCTGGGCGGCGAGATCGCGCGAGCCGCGGCGGCGGCCGGACTGCCGTTCGTGCGGGAGGCGTTCCTGGACCGCGCCTACACCGCCGACGGCGGGCTCGTGTCCCGCGCCGTGGCCGGGGCCGTGCTGCACGATCCGGCCGCCGTGGCGGAACGGGCCGTGCGCCTCGTGCGGGAGCGGGTGGTGGCGGCGGTGGACGGCGCACTGGTCGCCACCGATGCCGCGTCCCTGTGCCTGCACGGCGACACCCCCGCCGCGGTGGCGATGGCCCGCGCGGTGCGGACGGCGCTGGAGGCGGAGGGCGTCGCGGTGCGCGCGCCATGGTGA
- a CDS encoding ABC transporter permease — translation MLRTIGRRLLLLIPTLFGLSVLLFLWVRALPGGPAVALLGERATPEAVERINELYGFNEPLYVQYFTWLGRLLTGDFGSSIQTGRPVLEEFFRRFPATLELSIAALIIAVGIGIPLGYWAARKHGKAWDHIAVVLSLVGITIPVFFLAFILKYVFAVQLGWLPSDGRQNPRIDATHYTNLYVLDGLITGEFDAAWDALLHLVLPALALGTIPLAIIVRITRASVLDVQNADYVRTGRAKGIGQSTLRNRFILRNAMLPVVTTVGLQAGLLISGAVLTETVFAFPGIGQFLARAIFTRDFPVLQGFIIFIAILYALINLLVDVSYSVIDPRVRVQ, via the coding sequence GTGCTACGCACCATCGGCAGGCGTCTGCTCCTGCTCATCCCCACCCTCTTCGGGTTGTCCGTCCTGCTGTTCCTGTGGGTCCGCGCGCTTCCCGGCGGCCCGGCCGTCGCGCTCCTGGGTGAGCGCGCGACACCGGAGGCCGTCGAGCGCATCAACGAGCTGTACGGCTTCAACGAGCCGCTGTACGTGCAGTACTTCACGTGGCTCGGGCGCCTCCTCACCGGCGACTTCGGTTCGTCCATCCAGACCGGCCGGCCCGTGCTGGAGGAGTTCTTCCGCCGTTTCCCGGCGACCCTGGAGCTCTCCATCGCGGCGCTCATCATCGCCGTGGGCATCGGCATCCCGCTGGGATACTGGGCCGCCCGCAAGCACGGCAAGGCGTGGGATCACATCGCCGTCGTGCTGAGCCTCGTCGGCATCACGATCCCGGTGTTCTTCCTCGCCTTCATCCTCAAGTACGTCTTCGCGGTGCAGCTGGGCTGGCTCCCCTCCGACGGGCGGCAGAACCCGCGCATCGACGCGACGCACTACACGAACCTGTACGTCCTGGACGGCCTGATCACGGGCGAGTTCGACGCGGCGTGGGATGCGCTCCTGCACCTCGTGCTGCCGGCGCTCGCGCTGGGGACGATCCCGCTCGCGATCATCGTCCGCATCACGCGCGCCTCGGTGCTGGACGTGCAGAACGCCGACTACGTGCGCACCGGCCGGGCCAAGGGCATCGGCCAGTCGACGCTGCGCAACCGCTTCATCCTGCGCAACGCCATGCTGCCGGTGGTCACCACCGTGGGCCTGCAGGCCGGGCTCCTCATCTCCGGGGCGGTGCTCACCGAGACGGTGTTCGCCTTCCCCGGCATCGGGCAGTTCCTCGCGCGCGCCATCTTCACGCGCGACTTCCCGGTGCTCCAGGGATTCATCATCTTCATCGCGATCCTGTACGCCCTCATCAACCTGCTCGTGGATGTGTCGTACAGCGTGATCGATCCGAGAGTGAGAGTGCAGTGA
- a CDS encoding urea amidolyase family protein, whose protein sequence is MVSALLRPMGERAVLAEVESLADVLALSAALHASRPRGVVDVVPAARTVLVTFDPGVVPGSVVRAWIRSAGADAAAAARPAGPVVEVPIRYDGPDLAETADLLGMSAAELVARHRGAQWSVAFSGFAPGFGYLVSPQWAFDVPRLASPRTRVPAGAVGLAGAFSGAYPRETPGGWRLIGTTDAPLFDASADVPVLLPPGARVRFVPASPVRGETPLSVRDTGRRRVSQSESGVSAEGGLRVVEPGLLATVQDLGRPGHAALGIAGSGALDRAALRRANRLVGNAEGAAGVEITMGGFRAVAGRDGWMAVAGATGPITIGGHSVDPHTAVPWPAGAELHVGPFASGARAYLAVRGGIDVAPVAGSRATDVLAGIGPAPLRAGDMLAIGPAPAAPVPAADLAPWGAAADERIEVELAPGPRTDWFAASASRALFEEEWTVSAAADRVGMRLDGTELERVRGGELPSEGMIPGALQVPPSGRPTILLADGPVTGGYPVIAVATEAALNALAQARPGTRVRFRHARPLP, encoded by the coding sequence ATGGTGAGCGCCCTGCTGCGGCCGATGGGGGAGCGGGCGGTGCTGGCCGAGGTCGAGTCGCTCGCCGACGTGCTGGCGCTGTCGGCGGCGCTGCACGCATCCCGCCCCCGCGGGGTCGTCGACGTCGTGCCGGCGGCCCGGACGGTGCTCGTGACGTTCGACCCGGGCGTGGTTCCGGGTTCCGTCGTGCGCGCGTGGATCCGCTCGGCGGGCGCGGATGCGGCGGCGGCGGCCAGGCCCGCCGGCCCGGTCGTGGAGGTGCCGATCCGCTACGACGGACCCGACCTGGCGGAGACCGCCGATTTGCTCGGCATGAGCGCGGCCGAACTCGTCGCGCGACACCGCGGCGCGCAGTGGTCGGTCGCATTCTCCGGGTTCGCCCCCGGGTTCGGGTACCTCGTGAGCCCGCAGTGGGCCTTCGACGTGCCCCGGCTGGCGTCCCCCCGCACGCGCGTTCCGGCCGGCGCGGTGGGCCTGGCGGGGGCATTCTCGGGCGCGTACCCGCGCGAGACGCCCGGCGGGTGGCGCCTCATCGGCACGACGGACGCGCCCCTGTTCGACGCATCCGCCGACGTGCCCGTCCTGCTGCCCCCCGGTGCGCGCGTGCGCTTCGTCCCCGCCAGCCCCGTCCGGGGTGAGACACCACTTTCCGTCCGAGACACCGGGCGACGCCGGGTGTCTCAGTCGGAAAGTGGTGTCTCGGCGGAGGGTGGGCTGCGCGTCGTCGAGCCCGGCCTGCTCGCCACCGTGCAGGACCTGGGCCGGCCAGGGCACGCGGCGCTGGGGATCGCCGGCTCCGGCGCGCTGGACCGGGCGGCGCTGCGCCGCGCGAACCGCCTCGTCGGCAACGCCGAGGGCGCGGCCGGGGTCGAGATCACGATGGGCGGCTTCCGCGCCGTGGCCGGGCGGGACGGATGGATGGCGGTGGCCGGCGCGACCGGACCGATCACGATCGGCGGGCACTCCGTCGACCCGCACACCGCCGTGCCGTGGCCGGCCGGCGCCGAGCTGCACGTCGGTCCGTTCGCCTCCGGCGCGCGGGCCTACCTCGCGGTGCGCGGCGGCATCGACGTGGCCCCGGTGGCCGGCTCCCGCGCCACCGACGTCCTGGCCGGGATCGGCCCCGCGCCGCTCCGCGCGGGCGACATGCTCGCCATCGGGCCCGCGCCGGCCGCACCGGTCCCCGCCGCCGACCTCGCGCCCTGGGGTGCCGCCGCCGACGAGCGGATCGAGGTCGAGCTCGCGCCGGGCCCGCGGACAGACTGGTTCGCCGCATCCGCCTCCCGCGCCCTCTTCGAGGAGGAGTGGACGGTCTCCGCCGCCGCCGACCGGGTGGGCATGCGCCTGGACGGAACGGAGCTCGAACGCGTCCGCGGGGGAGAGCTGCCCAGCGAGGGGATGATCCCCGGCGCCCTGCAGGTGCCGCCGTCCGGGCGCCCCACGATCCTCCTGGCCGACGGCCCGGTCACCGGCGGCTACCCCGTCATCGCCGTGGCGACCGAGGCGGCGCTGAACGCTCTCGCCCAAGCGCGCCCCGGCACGCGCGTGCGCTTCCGCCACGCCCGCCCGCTGCCCTGA
- a CDS encoding ABC transporter permease, which yields MSSSILPPAPSGGPVDDNAIVDTALLGAKTRGGFWRDVFRRLRRNPTAWIGAVIVALFLLVALLAPLLAPYPAESLPGQRYITPTDIPGPGELPQFPLGLDRFGGDVLSKLIWGAQASLQIGIISTAFGLLGGMLLGLIAGTFGGWVDNLVMRFVDILLSVPNLLLAVSIAAILGQSQLAIMIAIGASQVPVFARLLRASMLQQRGADYVLSAQTLGLSRRSITMSHVLPNSLGPVIVQGTLTLATAVIDAAALSFLGLGGGLPQTAEWGRMLTYAQSELAIAPWLAFLPGICIAVTALGFTLLGESLREAMDPRTRAR from the coding sequence GTGAGCTCCAGCATCCTGCCCCCGGCCCCCAGCGGCGGGCCGGTCGACGACAACGCGATCGTCGACACCGCCCTCCTCGGGGCGAAGACCCGCGGCGGCTTCTGGCGCGACGTGTTCCGGCGCCTGCGGCGCAACCCGACCGCGTGGATCGGCGCCGTCATCGTCGCGCTGTTCCTCCTCGTCGCGCTGCTGGCACCCCTGCTCGCGCCGTATCCGGCCGAGTCCCTCCCCGGCCAGCGCTACATCACGCCCACCGACATCCCGGGCCCCGGCGAGCTCCCGCAGTTCCCGCTGGGCCTGGACCGCTTCGGCGGCGACGTGCTGTCCAAGCTCATCTGGGGCGCGCAGGCGTCGCTGCAGATCGGCATCATCTCCACGGCGTTCGGCCTGCTCGGCGGGATGCTGCTGGGCCTGATCGCGGGGACCTTCGGCGGGTGGGTCGACAACCTCGTCATGCGCTTCGTCGACATCCTCCTGTCGGTGCCGAACCTGCTGCTGGCGGTGTCGATCGCGGCGATCCTGGGGCAGAGCCAGCTCGCGATCATGATCGCGATCGGAGCATCCCAGGTGCCGGTGTTCGCGCGCCTGCTGCGCGCGTCGATGCTGCAGCAGCGCGGCGCCGACTACGTGCTGTCGGCGCAGACGCTCGGCCTCTCGCGCCGGTCGATCACGATGAGCCACGTGCTGCCCAACAGCCTCGGGCCCGTCATCGTGCAGGGGACGCTCACCCTCGCGACGGCCGTCATCGACGCCGCCGCGCTGTCGTTCCTGGGCCTGGGCGGCGGGCTGCCGCAGACGGCCGAGTGGGGCCGCATGCTCACCTACGCCCAGTCCGAGCTCGCGATCGCCCCGTGGCTGGCGTTCCTCCCCGGCATCTGCATCGCCGTGACGGCCCTGGGCTTCACGCTCCTGGGCGAATCCCTCCGCGAAGCGATGGACCCCCGCACCCGCGCCCGCTGA
- a CDS encoding ABC transporter ATP-binding protein, whose amino-acid sequence MTPAAPLLSVRDLAVDFATIDGPVRAVDGVDFDIAAGETVAIVGESGSGKSTTAMAIIGLLASGGSVARGSILLDGEDLTGFGEARMREVRGRDIGLVPQDPMSNLNPVAKVGTQVAETLLAHGMATRSDVQDRVVETLEAAGLPDAAARAKQYPHEFSGGMRQRALIAIGMACKPRLLIADEPTSALDVTVQRTILDQIDRMTTELGTSVLLITHDLGLAAERAARVIVMHRGRVVEQGPARQILEAPQHPYTKSLVAAAPSVAAVRLRPEAFRARTLEVAGEPAAARDDVVVIENLTKVYPTRGRGEDFRAVDDVSLSIPRGETVAIVGESGSGKTTTARMLLKVIEPTSGSIRYEGQDVTTLKGAALKDFRQKVQPIFQDPYSSLNPMFTIERIIEEPLTFYKRGSSKERSARVRKLMDDVALPQSMLRRYPSELSGGQRQRVAIARALALSPEVVVCDEPVSALDVLVQDQILTLLGDLQREYGLSYLFISHDLAVVRLISDYVCVMKDGRLVEAASSEEIFTNPRDPYTRRLLASIPGNELGLTG is encoded by the coding sequence ATGACTCCCGCCGCGCCGCTGTTGTCCGTCCGCGACCTCGCCGTCGACTTCGCCACGATCGACGGACCCGTGCGCGCCGTCGACGGCGTCGACTTCGACATCGCCGCCGGCGAGACCGTGGCGATCGTCGGCGAATCCGGCTCGGGCAAATCCACCACCGCGATGGCGATCATCGGGCTGCTCGCTTCCGGCGGATCGGTGGCCCGCGGCAGCATCCTGCTCGACGGCGAAGACCTCACGGGTTTCGGCGAGGCGCGCATGCGGGAGGTGCGCGGGCGCGACATCGGCCTCGTGCCGCAGGACCCCATGTCCAACCTCAACCCCGTCGCCAAGGTCGGCACGCAGGTGGCCGAGACCCTCCTCGCCCACGGCATGGCGACGCGCTCGGACGTGCAGGACAGGGTCGTCGAGACGCTCGAGGCGGCCGGCCTCCCGGATGCCGCCGCCCGCGCCAAGCAGTATCCGCACGAGTTCTCCGGCGGGATGCGCCAGCGGGCGCTCATCGCGATCGGGATGGCGTGCAAGCCGCGTCTGCTCATCGCCGACGAACCCACGAGCGCCCTGGACGTCACGGTGCAGCGGACGATCCTGGACCAGATCGACCGAATGACCACGGAGCTGGGCACATCCGTGCTGCTCATCACGCACGACCTGGGGCTCGCCGCGGAGCGGGCCGCCCGCGTCATCGTGATGCACCGCGGGCGCGTGGTCGAGCAGGGGCCGGCGCGGCAGATCCTGGAGGCTCCGCAGCATCCGTACACGAAGTCCCTCGTCGCGGCGGCGCCGTCGGTGGCCGCCGTCCGGCTGCGCCCCGAGGCCTTCCGCGCCCGCACCCTCGAGGTCGCGGGCGAGCCGGCCGCGGCACGCGACGACGTCGTCGTCATCGAGAACCTCACGAAGGTGTACCCGACCCGCGGGCGCGGGGAGGACTTCCGCGCCGTCGACGACGTGTCCCTGTCGATCCCGCGCGGGGAGACCGTCGCGATCGTGGGCGAGTCGGGATCGGGGAAGACCACGACGGCCCGGATGCTGCTGAAGGTCATCGAACCCACCAGCGGCAGCATCCGCTACGAGGGGCAGGACGTCACGACCCTCAAGGGCGCGGCGCTGAAGGACTTCCGGCAGAAGGTGCAGCCGATCTTCCAGGACCCCTACTCGAGCCTGAACCCCATGTTCACGATCGAGCGGATCATCGAGGAGCCGCTGACCTTCTACAAGCGCGGTTCCTCGAAGGAGCGATCGGCGCGCGTGCGCAAGCTCATGGACGACGTCGCGCTGCCGCAGTCGATGCTGCGCCGGTACCCGTCTGAGCTGTCCGGCGGGCAGCGCCAGCGCGTCGCGATCGCGCGGGCCCTCGCCCTCTCCCCCGAGGTGGTCGTGTGCGACGAGCCGGTGTCGGCGCTGGACGTGCTCGTGCAGGACCAGATCCTCACGCTCCTGGGCGACCTGCAGCGCGAATACGGCCTGAGCTACCTCTTCATCTCGCATGACCTCGCCGTCGTCCGCCTCATCAGCGACTACGTGTGCGTCATGAAGGACGGCCGGCTCGTGGAGGCCGCATCCAGCGAGGAGATCTTCACCAACCCCCGTGACCCCTACACGCGGCGCCTGCTCGCCTCCATCCCCGGGAACGAGCTCGGCCTCACCGGCTGA
- a CDS encoding ABC transporter substrate-binding protein, with protein MAHTMRRRLLTGAAAVAIGALALSACSSQRDGGGGEETASGDVDSTFVFGASGDPSSLDPAFASDGESFRISRQIFEGLVGVEPGTADPAPLLAESWEQSEDGLSYTFQLKEGVTFHDGTEFTADAVCFNFDRQNNFTGIAQSESLSYYWGKIMRGYADTGTSIYDSCEVVGDTEVTVNLSQPFAGFIAALSLPAFAMQSPAALEEYNADDVGGTSEAPTLSEYATAHPTGTGPFMFDSWEPGSETTVTAYEDYWGEQGQVEEVIFRVIGDTTARRQALESGSIDGYDLVAPADLGALEDAGFTLVNRDPFNVLYLGMNSADPALSDIRVRQAIAHAIDKEQLVSQVLPEGTEIAEQFMPDSVIGFNDDVTTYEYDPEAAETLLAEAGFSEASPLTLTFNYPVNISRPYMPNPEQIFTNLQSQLEAVGIVLNPVSNEWAEYLDLIQGGSDHGIHLLGWTGDYNDPDNFVGTFFGAPSSEWGFDNPELFAALTEARGLASVDEQEPAYQDVNEQIAQFLPGVPLASPVPTLAFAERVVSYPASPVQDEVYNMIELSE; from the coding sequence ATGGCACACACGATGAGACGACGCCTGCTCACCGGCGCGGCTGCGGTCGCGATCGGGGCGCTCGCCCTCTCCGCCTGCTCCAGTCAGCGTGACGGCGGCGGCGGGGAAGAGACCGCCTCCGGCGATGTCGATTCCACGTTCGTCTTCGGCGCATCCGGAGACCCCTCGAGCCTGGACCCCGCGTTCGCGAGCGACGGCGAGTCGTTCCGCATCTCCCGCCAGATCTTCGAAGGCCTCGTCGGCGTCGAGCCGGGCACGGCCGACCCCGCGCCGCTGCTGGCCGAGAGCTGGGAGCAGTCCGAGGACGGACTGTCCTACACCTTCCAGCTCAAGGAGGGCGTGACCTTCCACGACGGCACGGAGTTCACCGCGGATGCGGTGTGCTTCAACTTCGACCGCCAGAACAACTTCACCGGGATCGCGCAGAGCGAGAGCCTCTCGTACTACTGGGGCAAGATCATGCGCGGCTACGCCGACACCGGCACCTCCATCTACGACAGCTGCGAGGTCGTCGGCGACACCGAGGTCACGGTCAACCTGTCGCAGCCGTTCGCCGGCTTCATCGCGGCCCTCTCGCTGCCGGCGTTCGCGATGCAGAGCCCGGCTGCGCTGGAGGAGTACAACGCCGACGACGTCGGGGGCACCTCCGAGGCGCCCACGCTCAGCGAGTACGCCACGGCGCATCCCACCGGCACCGGCCCCTTCATGTTCGACTCGTGGGAGCCGGGCTCGGAGACCACCGTCACGGCATACGAGGACTACTGGGGCGAGCAGGGCCAGGTCGAAGAGGTCATCTTCCGCGTGATCGGCGACACCACCGCCCGCCGCCAGGCACTGGAGTCGGGATCGATCGACGGCTACGACCTCGTCGCCCCCGCAGACCTCGGCGCGCTGGAGGACGCCGGCTTCACGCTGGTCAACCGCGATCCGTTCAACGTCCTGTACCTCGGCATGAACTCCGCCGACCCCGCGCTGTCGGACATCCGCGTCCGCCAGGCGATCGCCCACGCCATCGACAAGGAGCAGCTGGTCAGCCAGGTGCTGCCGGAGGGCACCGAGATCGCCGAGCAGTTCATGCCCGACAGCGTGATCGGCTTCAACGACGACGTCACGACGTACGAGTACGACCCCGAAGCGGCCGAGACGCTGCTGGCCGAGGCCGGGTTCAGCGAGGCGAGCCCGCTGACGCTGACCTTCAACTACCCGGTCAACATCTCCCGCCCGTACATGCCCAACCCGGAGCAGATCTTCACGAACCTGCAGTCGCAGCTGGAGGCGGTGGGCATCGTGCTCAACCCCGTCTCCAACGAGTGGGCCGAGTACCTCGACCTCATCCAGGGCGGCTCGGACCACGGCATCCACCTCCTCGGGTGGACGGGCGACTACAACGACCCCGACAACTTCGTGGGCACCTTCTTCGGTGCGCCCTCGAGCGAGTGGGGCTTCGACAACCCGGAGCTGTTCGCCGCCCTCACGGAGGCGCGCGGACTGGCGAGCGTGGACGAGCAGGAGCCGGCCTACCAGGACGTCAACGAGCAGATCGCGCAGTTCCTGCCCGGCGTGCCGCTGGCAAGCCCGGTGCCCACCCTCGCGTTCGCCGAGCGTGTCGTGTCGTACCCCGCCAGCCCCGTGCAGGACGAGGTCTACAACATGATCGAACTGTCCGAGTGA